The genomic segment GCCGGTCAAGCCGACGGTGGAGCCAGGTCGACGAGAGCGACAGAGACCGCAATGGAGCCTGCCGTCCGACCCACGCCATCCGCTGTGGTTGGCGCCTTACTGCCCTACGTCCGGTCGCTTCCAGATCGAGGTCGGCATGGCACGCCGGCTCGAAGAAATCCATGTGATGCGCTGCGGCAAGAGCAACTGTGACACCCTGCGGCGGGCGGAAGGTAACAAAATGGGTGAATCCTTGAGGAGAAGGACCTATGAAGCACCGGAGTCAGAGGGCTATCACCAATGAAGCTTACGATTTTCGGGGCTGGCTACGTAGGCCTTGTCACCGGCGCATGTCTTGCAGATGTCGGCCATCAGGTGCTCTGCGTCGATGTGGATGCAAAAAAGGTTGCCCGGCTCAACGCTGGCGAAATTCCGATCCACGAACCAGGTCTTGATGCGATCGTCGCCCGAAACAGAAGCTTCGGAACGCTCGAGTTTACGATCGATGTCGCAAAGGCCGTCGACCACGCGGACGTGCTGTTCATCGCCGTGGGTACGCCGCCCGACGAAAGTGGGGCAGCGGACCTGAAATATGTGCTCGCCGTGGCCGAATCCGTCGGCAAGCTGATGGCCGAGCCCAAGGTGGTGGTGATCAAGTCCACGGTGCCGGTTGGAACCAGCGATAAGGTCCGATCCAAGCTTTCCCAGGTGCTGGCGTCCCGCAATGTCACACTGAACTTCGATGTCGTCTCCAACCCGGAATTTCTTAAAGAGGGTGCGGCGGTCGATGACTTCTTGAAGCCGGACCGCATCATAGTCGGCACCGAAACGAACTACGCGCGTGAGGTGATGAAGGAGCTCTACAAGCCCTTCAACCGCAACCATGACAGGGTTCTGTACATGGACTCTCGCTCTGCGGAGCTGACCAAGTATGCCGCCAATGCCCTGCTGGCAACAAAGATCAGCTTCATCAATGAGATCGCCAATCTCGCTGAGAGGCTAGGCGCGGATATCGAAGAGGTGAGAAGAGGTATCGGTGCCGACCCGCGCATCGGCTATCACTTCATCTATCCTGGCCTGGGATATGGGGGCTCGTGCTTTCCCAAGGACGTTCAGGCGTTGGGGCGCACGGCCACTGAGCTTGGGTACGACGCCCCGCTGATCGCAGCAGTCGAAACCGTCAACAACCGCCAGAAGACCACCATGTTCGGCAAGATCGCTGCACACTTTGGTGGTGCAGACAGGCTTGGCGGCAAGCGTATTGCCGTATGGGGTCTGGCTTTCAAACCCAACACCGACGATATGCGCGAAGCCCCATCGCGGACCTTGGTTGAAGCACTTTGGCGCAGCGGCGCCACCGTTACCGCCTACGATCCGGTCGCTATGCCCGAAACCAGGCGCATCTACGGCGATCGTCCGGACCTTGTTTTCGCACCCGACAAGTATACCGCGCTCGATGGCGCTGACGCGGTGGTGGTCTGCACCGAATGGCAGCAGTTCCGTGCGCCCGACTTCGACGAAATGGACAGGCGCCTCGCATCAAAAGTGATTTTCGATGGCCGAAATATCTACTCCCCGGAACATCTGAGGCGAGATGGCTGGACGTATATCAGCATCGGTCGCCCGCCAGTGACCGGTGGCACTTCCTCCCAGTGAAGTAGCCGACAATCGATGCACCCGGATCAGGGTGCCCTTCTCGCTGCCTTTTGCAGGCTTAACGCCACGCGTTCCGCTGTCTTCCCGTCCCACAACGGTATGGTGGCCGGCCTTCGGTGATGGAGCAGGGCCTGTGCCACGGCACCCTCTATGTCATCGACCCCAATAAGCCTGTTGGTGCCCAGCGACAGGGTGATTGGACGTTCCGTTGAATTACGCAGCGTAAGGCACGGAATGCCCAGATAACTTGCTTCTTCCTGGATACCGCCGGAATCGGTGAGCAGAAATGCCGCCTTCTTTATGAGAGCCATGAATGGCAGGTAACTGCAGGGCGGAATCATCCGCACGCCGGCGTCGGCCAATAGGGCATCCAACCCTTCGCGTTCCAGTGCCCTGGCGGTACGGGGGTGCACGGGAAACACCAGGAACGCCTGTCGGGCCGCAACGCAGAGGCGGTCGACGATCTCCTTGAGGATTTTAGGGACGTCCACGTTAGATGGCCTGTGGAGGGTCACCACGCCGTAGACCTCCGGTAGCGCAAATCCAAGGTCCGGGGTCAGGTCGTAGGCGTCGACGGCAGCCTCGAGGTTCACCAACGCGTCAATCATGATGTTGCCGACACGCTCGATCCGCTCGGCCCCGATGCCTTCGCGGGCGAGGTTCTCGTCTGCATCCGCAGAAGGCGTCCACAAGAGATCGGCAATCGAGTCTGTGAGGACGCGGTTGATCTCTTCAGGCATTGAGCGGTCAAAACTGCGAAGCCCTGCCTCGAGATGCGCTACTGGCAGTCCCAGCTTTTTCGCCGTCAGTGCGCAGGCGATCGTGGAGTCCACGTCTCCCACCACCACCACCCAGTCGGGCCTGTCCTGCTCAAGGCACAACGCTTCATAGGCCACCATGACCGATCCGGTTACGCGAGCGTGCGACCCTGTCTGTGCATTTAGGTGATGATGGGGAGCAGGAAGCCCGAGATCGCGAAACATCCAGTCGGACATGTTGAGATCATAGTGCTGGCCGGTGTGGACGATCACCGGTTCGCACCAGGAACTGTTCGACAGCACGCGCCAGAGTGGCGCGATCTTAACAAAGTTTGGCCGCGCACCCACAATCAGATGAACGCGAACGCGGCTTTGGCCCTTCTCCGTCATGGCGATCCTAGAGGCGAATATCGGTATCCCCGGCAGGGAAGAGATACTTGAGGTCGTAGACGATATGTGCGGACTTGCCAAAGCGGCGAATGGCCTGGCTCCCCATATCCCGGAACTGATCGTGGGCGACCGC from the Youhaiella tibetensis genome contains:
- a CDS encoding UDP-glucose dehydrogenase family protein, with product MKLTIFGAGYVGLVTGACLADVGHQVLCVDVDAKKVARLNAGEIPIHEPGLDAIVARNRSFGTLEFTIDVAKAVDHADVLFIAVGTPPDESGAADLKYVLAVAESVGKLMAEPKVVVIKSTVPVGTSDKVRSKLSQVLASRNVTLNFDVVSNPEFLKEGAAVDDFLKPDRIIVGTETNYAREVMKELYKPFNRNHDRVLYMDSRSAELTKYAANALLATKISFINEIANLAERLGADIEEVRRGIGADPRIGYHFIYPGLGYGGSCFPKDVQALGRTATELGYDAPLIAAVETVNNRQKTTMFGKIAAHFGGADRLGGKRIAVWGLAFKPNTDDMREAPSRTLVEALWRSGATVTAYDPVAMPETRRIYGDRPDLVFAPDKYTALDGADAVVVCTEWQQFRAPDFDEMDRRLASKVIFDGRNIYSPEHLRRDGWTYISIGRPPVTGGTSSQ
- the wecB gene encoding non-hydrolyzing UDP-N-acetylglucosamine 2-epimerase; this encodes MTEKGQSRVRVHLIVGARPNFVKIAPLWRVLSNSSWCEPVIVHTGQHYDLNMSDWMFRDLGLPAPHHHLNAQTGSHARVTGSVMVAYEALCLEQDRPDWVVVVGDVDSTIACALTAKKLGLPVAHLEAGLRSFDRSMPEEINRVLTDSIADLLWTPSADADENLAREGIGAERIERVGNIMIDALVNLEAAVDAYDLTPDLGFALPEVYGVVTLHRPSNVDVPKILKEIVDRLCVAARQAFLVFPVHPRTARALEREGLDALLADAGVRMIPPCSYLPFMALIKKAAFLLTDSGGIQEEASYLGIPCLTLRNSTERPITLSLGTNRLIGVDDIEGAVAQALLHHRRPATIPLWDGKTAERVALSLQKAARRAP